A window of Microcystis aeruginosa FD4 contains these coding sequences:
- a CDS encoding heme-binding protein: MKLHHLLIPLGFIALAALAIGVYQASSAPLPAGFPTPTPNGRIEVKNYPAYRAATYRYRGQLSEAANRSFYPLYQHISSNEISMTAPVETRYPADTGATSGEAEVSFLYRDTDTYPKEVADNIRIEDVPPMTVVSLGLQGGYDFDSYQQGLTRLKEWLAEHPSYRAISSPRRFFYDGPYVPDPLKRSEIQIPVEAVSSNH; this comes from the coding sequence ATGAAATTACATCATCTGTTAATTCCCCTCGGCTTTATCGCCTTAGCCGCCCTTGCGATCGGGGTCTATCAAGCTTCCAGCGCTCCCCTACCCGCAGGATTTCCGACCCCGACTCCGAACGGACGGATCGAGGTGAAGAACTATCCCGCCTATCGCGCCGCTACTTACCGCTATCGGGGTCAACTTTCCGAGGCGGCGAACCGGTCGTTTTATCCCCTGTACCAACACATCAGTTCCAACGAGATCTCGATGACCGCACCCGTTGAAACCCGTTACCCCGCAGACACGGGAGCGACATCGGGAGAGGCCGAAGTTTCCTTTCTCTACCGCGACACCGACACTTACCCGAAAGAGGTGGCCGATAATATTCGGATTGAGGATGTACCACCCATGACGGTGGTGAGCTTGGGATTACAGGGAGGTTACGATTTTGACAGTTACCAACAGGGATTGACCCGACTGAAAGAATGGCTGGCCGAACATCCGAGCTACCGGGCGATCAGTTCCCCCCGTCGCTTTTTCTATGATGGTCCCTACGTTCCCGATCCCCTGAAACGGAGTGAAATTCAAATACCCGTCGAGGCGGTATCGTCGAATCATTGA
- a CDS encoding DUF29 domain-containing protein: MSSNRSDRANALYESDFYGWTELQANVLANRQVEALDWQNLREEIISLGKQEYRELVSRLTVLVGHLLKWEYQPDKRSRSWFLTIREQRRAIRRHLQGNPSLSRIPTALSDAFEAGVDLALRDTDLPIRTFPSHCLFTFEDIMADHFLCDTSQDWP, encoded by the coding sequence ATGAGTTCCAATAGGTCAGATCGAGCGAATGCCCTGTATGAATCCGACTTCTACGGCTGGACAGAGCTACAAGCGAACGTTCTAGCCAACCGACAGGTAGAAGCACTGGACTGGCAAAACTTACGGGAGGAAATCATTTCCTTGGGTAAACAAGAATATCGAGAACTGGTGAGCCGTCTGACCGTTTTGGTAGGACATCTTCTCAAATGGGAATATCAGCCAGATAAACGTTCTCGTAGTTGGTTTTTGACGATTAGAGAACAGAGACGAGCGATCAGACGGCATCTACAGGGCAATCCTAGTTTATCCCGGATACCGACGGCTTTATCCGATGCTTTCGAGGCCGGAGTCGATTTGGCTTTGCGAGACACGGATTTACCGATACGGACTTTTCCCTCTCACTGTCTTTTCACCTTCGAGGACATCATGGCCGACCATTTCCTCTGCGATACCAGTCAGGATTGGCCATGA